Proteins encoded within one genomic window of Bemisia tabaci chromosome 2, PGI_BMITA_v3:
- the Gos28 gene encoding Golgi SNAP receptor complex member 1, whose protein sequence is MESWEDLRKQARKLENEIDLKLVSFSKILGLDHPMFTSLTVPEFDREQNLMMAKCLKPFINIKCSDTEPLLFNEHKFETVSLEIEQLLSVLSSVNEKMAEVSSNGDMPASPAMLHTLQRHKEILQDYTQEFRKTHANICARREREDLLHSVRKDIDSFKSSSGLNRRMDLYLKENEHIRNSDRLVSDQINIAMDTREHLTSQRLHFKRLQTRIHDLGTRFPLMNTLVQKINLRKRRDSLIIGLLISGCTFLLLLYTFH, encoded by the exons ATGGAAAGCTGGGAAg ATTTACGAAAGCAAGCTCGAAAGCTTGAAAATGAGATTGACCTTAAGCTGGTCTCCTTCAGCAAAATATTGGGACTGGACCATCCAATGTTTACAAGCCTGACAG TGCCTGaatttgacagagaacaaaACTTGATGATGGCAAAATGTTTAAAACCTTTCATAAACATTAAATGTAG TGACACTGAACCACTACTTTTCAATGAACATAAATTTGAGACTGTCTCCCTTGAAATAGAACAACTTCTTTCAGTG TTATCATCCGTTAATGAAAAGATGGCTGAAGTGAGCAGTAATGGAGACATGCCTGCATCCCCTGCAATGCTTCATACTCTGCAGCGACACAAAGAAATTCTCCAAGATTACACTCAAGAGTTCCGTAAAACACATGCAAATATTTGTGCCCGCCGTGAAAGAGAGGATTTACTGCACAGTGTGCGCAAAGATATAGA CTCTTTCAAATCTTCATCTGGATTAAATCGAAGAATGGACCTGTACttaaaagaaaatgaacatATCAGAAA TTCAGATCGACTGGTCAGTGATCAGATAAATATTGCAATGGACACGAGAGAGCATCTGACATCACAGCGCCTACATTTCAAAAGATTGCAAACAAGGATTCATGATCTAGGCACcagatttcccttgatgaaCACTCTCGTTCAAAAAATCAACCTGCGCAAACGCAGAGACTCATTGATCATTGGTCTTCTGATTTCTGGCTGTACCTTTTTACTTCTATTATACACTTTTCATTGA
- the VhaSFD gene encoding V-type proton ATPase subunit H isoform X2, with product MAKSVSMKEMLPSLPDEKIDMLAATSVLQQQATEIRNQRPNWQPYLQSQMISQDDFDFINAYDNADSAGRSKILAENRTQAAKTFPSLLEHVSKDQTIQYILVLIDDMLQEDRSRVEIFAEYCAKKREPVCGQFLNLLNGSDGFIVNMSARIIAKIACWNPSANLLDSSDLHFYLNWLNEQLKLNGEYMQSVGRCLQVVLRHDEYRLAFIKVEGPSTLLKVLASRQVNFQIQYQLIFCLWLLTFNPKFAQKMNKLGVIPILADILSDSVKEKVTRIILAVFRNLIEKPEEPNIAKEHCIAMVQSKVLKQLSILEQRKFDDEDIVEDVQFLNEKLQASVQDLSSFDEYATEVKCGRLEWSPVHRSAQFWRENAARLNERNYELLRCLVHLLDTSKDALVLSVASFDVGEYVRHYPRGKHVIEQLGGKQLVMQLLSHEDPNVRYEALLAVQKLMVHNWPSVDSIP from the exons ATGGCAAAATCGGTCAGCATGAAAGAAATGTTACCTTCTCTACCTGATGAAAAAATTG ATATGCTGGCCGCCACCAGTGTTCTCCAGCAACAGGCAACTGAAATCCGTAATCAGCGACCGAACTGGCAACCATACCTTCA GTCTCAAATGATTTCGCAAGATGACTTTGATTTTATCAATGCATACGACAATGCAGACTCAGCTGGTCGCTCCAAAATCTTGGCAGAAAATCGCACACAAGCTGCTAAAACCTTCCCCAGCTTGTTAGAACATGTGTCGAAGGATCAGACTATCCAGTACATTCTAGTTCTCATCGATGATATGCTTCAG GAGGACAGGTcaagagttgaaatatttgccGAGTATTGTGCTAAGAAGAGAGAACCTGTGTGCGGTCAGTTTTTGAACTTGTTAAATGGATCTGACGGATTCATTGTGAATATGTCTGCCAGAATAATCGCCAAGATTGCCTGTTGGAACCCATCTGCCAATTTACTCGACAGCTCTGATCTTCACTTTTACCTGAATTGGTTGAATGAACaattaaaattgaat GGAGAGTACATGCAGTCTGTCGGAAGATGCTTGCAAGTAGTTCTTCGTCACGATGAATATCGTTTGGCTTTCATCAAAGTTGAAGGGCCTTCAACATTGTTGAAAGTCCTTGCCTCACGACAagtaaatttccaaattcagtACCAACTTATATTCTGTCTTTGGTTACTGACTTTCAACcctaaatttgctcaaaaaatgaacaa ATTAGGCGTCATTCCAATCCTAGCAGATATTCTCAGTGACTCTGTGAAAGAAAAAGTTACCCGCATCATCTTGGCTGTATTCAGG AACTTAATCGAAAAACCAGAAGAGCCAAACATTGCAAAGGAACATTGTATCGCAATGGTACAGAGTAAAGTATTAAAGCAGCTGAGTATTTTGGAGCAACGCAAATTCGATGATGAAGACATTGTAGAAGATGTTCAGTTTCTCAACGAAAAATTGCAGGCATCCGTTCAAGATTTAAG TTCTTTTGATGAATATGCCACTGAAGTAAAATGTGGGCGACTAGAGTGGTCTCCAGTCCACCGGTCTGCTCAGTTCTGGAGAGAAAATGCAGCACGTTTGAATGAGCGCAACTATGAGCTTCTTCGCTGTCTGGTCCATTTACTTGATACTTCCAAGGATGCTTTGGTGCTCAGCGTTGCATCTTTTGATGTTGGTGAATACGTCCGTCACTATCCGCGAGGCAAACA TGTCATTGAACAGCTAGGAGGAAAACAACTTGTGATGCAACTTTTATCTCACGAAGATCCCAATGTTCGTTATGAAGCTCTGCTGGCTGTTCAAAAGTTAATGGTTCACAACTG GCCATCAGTTGATTCCATCCCATGA
- the VhaSFD gene encoding V-type proton ATPase subunit H isoform X1 codes for MAKSVSMKEMLPSLPDEKIDMLAATSVLQQQATEIRNQRPNWQPYLQSQMISQDDFDFINAYDNADSAGRSKILAENRTQAAKTFPSLLEHVSKDQTIQYILVLIDDMLQEDRSRVEIFAEYCAKKREPVCGQFLNLLNGSDGFIVNMSARIIAKIACWNPSANLLDSSDLHFYLNWLNEQLKLNGEYMQSVGRCLQVVLRHDEYRLAFIKVEGPSTLLKVLASRQVNFQIQYQLIFCLWLLTFNPKFAQKMNKLGVIPILADILSDSVKEKVTRIILAVFRNLIEKPEEPNIAKEHCIAMVQSKVLKQLSILEQRKFDDEDIVEDVQFLNEKLQASVQDLSSFDEYATEVKCGRLEWSPVHRSAQFWRENAARLNERNYELLRCLVHLLDTSKDALVLSVASFDVGEYVRHYPRGKHVIEQLGGKQLVMQLLSHEDPNVRYEALLAVQKLMVHNWEYLGRQLEKEQGSTTTTAKSAAGVLAGKIS; via the exons ATGGCAAAATCGGTCAGCATGAAAGAAATGTTACCTTCTCTACCTGATGAAAAAATTG ATATGCTGGCCGCCACCAGTGTTCTCCAGCAACAGGCAACTGAAATCCGTAATCAGCGACCGAACTGGCAACCATACCTTCA GTCTCAAATGATTTCGCAAGATGACTTTGATTTTATCAATGCATACGACAATGCAGACTCAGCTGGTCGCTCCAAAATCTTGGCAGAAAATCGCACACAAGCTGCTAAAACCTTCCCCAGCTTGTTAGAACATGTGTCGAAGGATCAGACTATCCAGTACATTCTAGTTCTCATCGATGATATGCTTCAG GAGGACAGGTcaagagttgaaatatttgccGAGTATTGTGCTAAGAAGAGAGAACCTGTGTGCGGTCAGTTTTTGAACTTGTTAAATGGATCTGACGGATTCATTGTGAATATGTCTGCCAGAATAATCGCCAAGATTGCCTGTTGGAACCCATCTGCCAATTTACTCGACAGCTCTGATCTTCACTTTTACCTGAATTGGTTGAATGAACaattaaaattgaat GGAGAGTACATGCAGTCTGTCGGAAGATGCTTGCAAGTAGTTCTTCGTCACGATGAATATCGTTTGGCTTTCATCAAAGTTGAAGGGCCTTCAACATTGTTGAAAGTCCTTGCCTCACGACAagtaaatttccaaattcagtACCAACTTATATTCTGTCTTTGGTTACTGACTTTCAACcctaaatttgctcaaaaaatgaacaa ATTAGGCGTCATTCCAATCCTAGCAGATATTCTCAGTGACTCTGTGAAAGAAAAAGTTACCCGCATCATCTTGGCTGTATTCAGG AACTTAATCGAAAAACCAGAAGAGCCAAACATTGCAAAGGAACATTGTATCGCAATGGTACAGAGTAAAGTATTAAAGCAGCTGAGTATTTTGGAGCAACGCAAATTCGATGATGAAGACATTGTAGAAGATGTTCAGTTTCTCAACGAAAAATTGCAGGCATCCGTTCAAGATTTAAG TTCTTTTGATGAATATGCCACTGAAGTAAAATGTGGGCGACTAGAGTGGTCTCCAGTCCACCGGTCTGCTCAGTTCTGGAGAGAAAATGCAGCACGTTTGAATGAGCGCAACTATGAGCTTCTTCGCTGTCTGGTCCATTTACTTGATACTTCCAAGGATGCTTTGGTGCTCAGCGTTGCATCTTTTGATGTTGGTGAATACGTCCGTCACTATCCGCGAGGCAAACA TGTCATTGAACAGCTAGGAGGAAAACAACTTGTGATGCAACTTTTATCTCACGAAGATCCCAATGTTCGTTATGAAGCTCTGCTGGCTGTTCAAAAGTTAATGGTTCACAACTG gGAGTATCTAGGACGCCAGCTGGAAAAAGAGCAAGGATCAACAACTACTACAGCTAAATCTGCAGCTGGAGTACTTGCTG